The window TTCCTGATTCCACAGGTGCAAAGAAATCTGCAATGCACAAACGCCGTAAAGATTTTTGGCGTGGGAAATCAAATTGAGCTAACTTTTCTAAATTGCTCGCCTCTTGTCCGGTGATTTTTTCTGGGTTATAAACGTGCAGAGAGTTACCCTCAGCATTACAGGGGAAATATCCATAAACAACCTGCGGATGCAGCAAGTTTTCTGCAATAATTCGCTGCTTCCACTGTTCTAAAATTGGATAAACCTTATCCGCTAAGAATTGGTCGTATTCTTCCCGCGATTGTTCTTTAGGTTTGCGGAATTGCCACTGTCCAGCAATTAAAGCTTGCAAATCTAAATAAGTAAAAATCTCCTCTAAGGAAATGTCCTCTGGCGTGAATATTTTAGTACCCCAGAAAGGCGGAGTTGGGCGTTCAATATCAACAGCAACAGCTTCAGAACGTCGCGTATCAATTACTGCTGGTTCTGCTGGTTTACTATCTGCTTTCTCAACTGCTTCTGGTTTATGACCGTTAGTTGATGCCTGAGATGTTTCGTCTACTTCATCTAGAAATCCTTGAATATCATCCCATTTTTCTGCTGCTTTCGCTGGCATCAATTTATCCATGAAATGCAAGTCAGAAAAGGCATCTTTCCCGTAGACTACCTTACCTTTATAAGTATTCTGACAATCTTCATTAACAAATTTGGGAGTAAGCGCAGCACCACCTAAAATTACTGGTACTGTAATCCCTCGCTCGTTGAATACTTCTAAATTATCCTTCATAAAAGCAGTGGATTTTACCAGTAATCCACTCATGGCAATACAATCAGCTTTGTGCTTTTCGTAAGCATCTAGAATGTTATCGACTGGTTGTTTAATACCAAGGTTAATTACCCGATATCCATTGTTAGAAAGAATGATATCCACAAGGTTTTTACCAATGTCGTGAACATCACCTTTTACTGTTGCAATGATTACAGTACCTTTAGCATTATTACCAGCGTCTTGCTTTTCCATAAATGGCTCAAGATAAGCCACTGCTGCTTTCATAGTTTCGGCTGATTGCAATACGAAAGGCAGTTGCATTTGTCCTGAACCAAATAACTCACCCACCACTTTCATGCCATTAAGCAAGAAGGTATTGATGATTTCTAGAGGTGGATATTTTTCTAAAGCTTTTGCTAGTTGTTCTTCTAAACCGATGCGTTCACCGTCGATAATATGGCGGGTGAGACGTTCTTCTACTGGTAAGTTTACATCCCCAGTGCGATCGCGTTTTGTGGTTTTTCCTTGAAATAACTCAGTCAGTTGCCCTAAAGGATCATAAACGCAAATATCACCATCAAACTTACGTTCATCAAAAATTAACTTGCGGCAAACTTCTTGATGTTCTGGCTCAATCTTAGCTAAAGGTAAAATCTTACTCGCACTTACAATAGCTGCATCCATTCCCGCTTCCATTGCTAAGTGCAAAAACATCGAATTTAGCACTTGACGCGCAGCCGGATTTAAACCAAAGGAAACGTTAGAAACACCTAAAATAACGTGACATCCAGGTAAATCTTGACGAATACGACGAATTGCTTCAATTGTGGCTTTACCATTTGCTCTATCTTCTTCAATACCAGTAGAAATAGGTAAAGCTAAGGGGTCAAAAAAGATTTCGTGGGCGGGGATACCATATTCTACAGCAGCACGATAGGCGCGTTGGGCGATCGCAAATTTCTGATCCGCCGTCCGCGCCATCCCATCTTCATCAATCGTACCAACAACGACACCCGCCCCATATTTCTTCGCTATTTCCAATACCTTATAAAAACGCGGTTCCCCATCTTCAAAGTTAGTGGAGTTTAGCAAACACTTACCGCCAGCAACCTTTAACCCCGCCTCCATCTTTTCCCATTCTGTGGAGTCAAGCATCAAAGGCAAAGTAACATTTGTCACCAAGCGCGAAACTAATTCGTGCATATCTCGCACACCATCACGCCCCACATAATCAACGTTAACGTCGAGGATGTGCGCCCCTTCTCTTACTTGTTCCCGCGCTAAAGATACTAACCCATCCCAATCTTCAGCATTAAGTAAATCTCTACACTTCTTAGAACCACTAGCATTTAATCTTTCCCCAACAATTAGAAAAGAATTATCCTGTTCATAAGGTTGGGCGCTGTAAATAGAAGCTGCTGCTGGAGTATATTGTAATGCTGGACGAGACTGTTCTGCTCCCCCATTACTCTTAATCTCCACCCCTCTAACAGGACGTTCTTTTGGCTTCAAACTCTTAGCAATTTCTGCTAATTGTTCAATATGCCCTGGGCGAGTACCACAGCAACCACCAATTACTTGTACACCCAAATCTTCCACAAAGTGCATCAGCGCCATGCGTAATTCCATCGGTGTTAACCGATAATGCGCTTGTCCGCCCACATTTTCTGGTAAACCAGCATTCGGAATACAGGAAACTACAAAAGGTGAATTTGCAGTTAGATATTTAATGTGTTCCGCCATCCGGTCTGGGCCAGTGGCACAATTTAAACCTAAAATATCAATTTGATAAGGCTCTAAAATTGAGACAACCGCACTAATATCAGAACCGACTAACATTGTGCCAGTAGCTTCCATCGTTACCGACACCATGATGGGGATGCGCTGCCCTTTTTTGGCAAAGACTTCCTCTAAACCGTTTAATGCTGCTTTAATTTGCAGCACATCCTGACAAGTTTCCACAAGAAATAAATCAACACCGCCGTCATACAGCGCGTCCGCTTGTTCAGCAAAAGTAGCTGTCATCGTATCAAAATCAATATGCCCCAAAGTTGGTAACTTGGTAGTTGGGCCAATTGAACCTGCAACGAATCGGGGTTTTTCTGGAGTGGAAAACTCAGCCGCTACCCGTTTTGCTAATTCTGCGGCTACTTTATTTAAGTAGTAAGTTTGGTCTTGGAGATTATATTCAGCTAATACTATCGAAGTAGCGCCAAAGGTATCAGTTTCAATCACATCTGCACCAACCGCCAAGAAGTCGCGATGCACTTTAGCTACTGCTTCTGGGTTGGTGTGTACTAAATATTCATTACATCCCTCATATTCTGCCCCCCCAAAATCTGCGGCGGTGAGGTTTTGCGTTTGCAAGTTGGTTCCCATTGCGCCATCAAAGACGATAACAGGGTGTTCTGGACTGTGGAGGCGTTGGAGGAAGGGGCTATTCATCAGAAAAAATGGGTTTGAAACCCCGTCCTTTAGCGAAGCGAAGGACGGCTTTACTTAAATTAACAAGATATAACCAAACCGCTAGAACGACGAATTAATCTAATCTTGTTAACAGCTATCTGCCCTAATCGTTTCCAATTAGCATCGCTGACAGATATTTGTTTGTCAGTGTCACCGCTGACGTAACCGATTCCTTTGGGTGAATCAACTAGATCGCCCTTGCGGAATCCGTGTTTAGTTGTTGAACCGCCATATTTGCGTCTAATACCACCCAACGCAGGGATCATTAAATGTAATTGACGACGTGAATAGGGTGGTCTGCGAACTATGAAAAATGGTGCAGTGGTAATAGTGACAGCACCAAGCCATTTAGCCCCGCGTTCAGCAACAGTGCAGTATTTTCTGTACTCAACAAAGTGAGAAGCAGCAATAGCAACACCATCTACAGCATGGGTATTGAACTCAGCTTTTGATTTCTCTTTAGTTTTAGTTAAACCAAGTTGATTTCTCAGAGCAGCCGTTTCGTAGCCATAAATAGTGGCAACAGGAGCTAATTGACTTAATTGGTCAAGCATCCACTTTTGTCCTACTATTACAGCCGAAAACCCAATACCTGATTTAGCTCTCTTTCTTTTGCTAGTTAAGTCAACATCAGCCTTGACATACTCGTACCTAATCTCGGTAATTGGGTACAATTTGCACAGTTCAGCAACAGTACGCAATTCTAGTTGACGATTTGCTCTGATTGATGGTGCAAGCTTACTTTGCCTACGATTAGAAAATCGTTTTTGACGATGGGCGCGTTTTGAGAACATAATCTTGCGATTGATTCTCCTGCCACGTCTTCCCCTACGCATTAATCGTCTCGCATCCATTCGGTTGCGTACCGCTTGGAACGGTAAGATTAAATGCGCTGTATAAAGGGTGAATTTAGCCGATTGAACACCTACCCCTGAATACTTTTTTCCAGGATCGATACCAATAACAACATCTTGTGTGTCTCGACCTGATGGCTCTACTGTTAGCCGAACATAGAATTGACCACAATCAGACCAGTGTTTCACCGCTTTGCCTGATTCAATCCATTTCCTTGCTCTTGCCGAAGTAGTTGGCATTAATGGTTGGTTGTCCTGATCTACTACTGGTATTCGCATTTGGTATAACCCAACAAATTGTGTAAGTCCCTTCGCTCAACTTGATCAAGATGTCTTGGCTTTACCCAACACCTGCTCCAATCAGGTTTAGAGATAGTCCAGTCTAGGGAAGTAACTGGAAGTCTGTACCAAATCAAGTCTCTATGAGCTATTCACTGCTTACGTTGACTAAATTGGTTTAATCAATCCCCGTCGCAGAGAGCACGGGGTTAGTGAAAGGGGAAGGTAGGATAGAGACAGATTGAATATACAGATAAGTAGGTTGGTGGAAATAAACTTAACACGAAGGCTGGTTATAGGTCATTGGTCATTGGTCATTGGTCATGGAAAACCGGATTACCATCTAGTTATTAAATTTTGATCTTTATTTATTTTATTGTGCAAAATTATTGCTTTGGGGAGTAGGAGAAATTATGAATTGGCAAACAATGACAGCATCCACTCCGCCACAAGAGCAGGTGACACCAACCCGTATATTTGTTTTAGAAGGTCTTAGTTGGTAAACTTTTAAGGCTTTAATGGCAGATGTGGGAGAAAATCGTGGTTGGAGATTTGCTTTTGATAGAGGAATATTAGAAATCAGAAGACCCATTGCAGAATATGAATTGTTTAAAGGAATGCTCGATAGCTTTATCGGTGCAATAGCCGATGAGATAGAAATTGAGGTGATGAGCGTTGGTGCTTTAACTCTGGAAAGAGAAGATTTGAGCCGTGCTATTGAGCCTGATAGTTGCTTTTATATTCAAAATGAAGCTTTAGTTAGAGGTAAGAGTATATCTTTACCACAAGACCCACCGCCTGATTTAGCGATCAAGTCAGATTATACCAATTCTTCTGTCAAGAAGTTTGATATTTATGCTGCGTTGGGAGTTCCTGAACTGTGGCGATATAGTGAGCAGACTTTGCAAGTATATCAACTGGTGGAGGGGAAGTATCAGGAGTGCGATGCTCCTTCGGAGCCGCTTCGCGATCGCTCTCTAGCTTTTCCAATCTTAGCACTAGCAGAGATTCCAGGTTTGATTGAGCAAAGTCAGACAGTAGGACAAAGAACGGCTGTGCGCTTATTGAAACAACGTATTCGGGAAATATTAGCAAATTCTACAGCAGGTTGAGGAACATTAGTTGCGATCGCTCCTTCTGCTTGAGTCAGCTTACCATATTTGTGGTGGTCTATTTATAAGCAGGAGTGTTATACAGTGAAAACAAGCATGATTTACAAAGCCTTTATTTCATCACTACCTTTATTAGCATTATTTGCGCCAAATCAAGTCCACGCTCAACTAATCCCGCAACCTTGGGTATCTGTAGGTGTACAAGATAGCGATGTCACCTATGCTGTCGGAGCAAAGTTTATCGGTTTAGGTGTTGAGTTAGGAACTGGACGCGACGGTGCGACGGGAGTAGATGTACTCAAATTTATTAATCTGCCAGTTGTTGCACCTTATGTAGGAGTGGGACTGTATTCCGGTGAGGAAAGTATTGCTTACTCTGGTGGTGTCCAAGTCGGAAGCGGTGCAGAAAATATCTTCTTTGGTGTTGGTTACAACTCTGTTAGAGGTATTAACGGGCAAGTTGGATTGAAATTTTAGAGTTATATACTCACAAACCCTTTTTTGCTGCTAATTAGCAGATTAAGTATGGGAACGCTGAGATATGGGGAGCAAGTTCGATGATTTATTGAGTTCTCCCCATGCTCATTTTTAATAGACCTATTGCATAAGTCGATAAATTTTGTATTTCATCTGCGCTCATATTGCAGGAAGCGAAGTTCGCGCTATATCTGCGGTTAAATAAAATTCTGAAACCAAAAAAATGATTTTTGCAAGAAGTCTAATATACATAATCTGGTAGTTAGCGGTATTCAAGTTATTAAAATTCAACTTTCCTATCAATGGTTACAACCTCAGCTTTTCCTCTCTACAGAGCTATTGATCGCCACCCGCTAACAGTTACTGGTGATACGCCAGCACTACAGGTAGTAATGCTGATGAGCCAAGGACGCGCTAGTTGCGTTTTAGTTGTTGAACAGCAGCAGTTAATCGGCATTTTCACCGAAAGGGATGTAGTGAGAGTAACGGCAGCAGGAATAACTTTAGAAGAAGCTGCGATCGCATCTGTAATGACAACTAACATTATTACTATGCCAGAATCTCAGGCACAAGATATCCTGGCTGTACTTTCTTTGCTACGTCAATATCACATTCGTCATATACCCCTTGTAGATGAAAAGCAGCACTTAGTCGGAATTCTTTCTCACGAAAGTATGCGTGAAGTTCTACAACCAGCAGATTTGCTAAAGTTGAGAACTGTATCGGAGGTAATGTCTAAACAAGTTATTCAAGCTTCTTTGACAACATCGGTAAGGCATTTAACGCAACTTATGTCTAGCAATCATGTCAGTTGCGTTGTGATTGTTGATTCTATAGACACAGATAATTATCGTCCTATTGGCATTGTTACAGAACGCGATATTGTCCAACTACGGGCATTAGGAGTCGATTTAACGCAAACTCTAGCAGAAACTGTGATGAGTTCCCCGTTATTACCAATTCACCCCCAAAACTCTCTATGGGCAGCCCATGAAAAAATGCGACAACATCGTATCCGACGCTTAGTTGTAGTTGACGATATGGGAGCATTGATTGGAATTGTTACGCAGACTACTATGCTGCAAGTTCTTGATCCGATGGAAACTTATGCAGCACTAGAAGCATTACAAAAAGTGGTAGAAGTGCGTACAACAGATCTTCAAAAAGCTAACGAACAATTACATCATGAAATTATTGAACGTCAACAAATAGAAACTGCACTACGGGTATCTCAAGCCCGTTTATCGGGAATTTTAGATAGTGCGGACGAAGCGATTATTTGTGTAGATGAAAAAGGTTTGATTCAGATTTTTAACCAAGGCGCAGAGCAAATCTTTGGATATACTTATGAAGAAATTTTAAATAATACTTTAGATTTTTTGCTATCTGAAATTTTAATAGGAGCATCTTGTCAGTATAATGTACCAAATGCTGCTTTACAATCTGCTAGGAAAATAGGCGAACATCGCGAAATTTTTGGTCGGCGGCGAGATGGTACTGAGTTTCCGGCTGAAGCGTCTATTTCTGAATCATTAGCAGGAGATGAAATAATTTTTACAGTTATTCTTCGCGATATTACTGAAAGAAAAATTGCTGAACAAGCATTAACAAATCAAATAGCTAAAGAAAGACTGATGGGAACAATTGCTCAACGTATCCGCCAGTCATTAAATTTAGAAACAATTCTTAAAACCACTGTAGCAGAAGTGCGGCAATTTCTTCAGGCTGATCGAGTAATTATTTATCGTTTTGAAGGAGAATGTGACGGAGTTGTAGTTGTAGAATCTATAGCTACTGGCTGTGTCTCTTTGTTAGAAAATAATACGCTGGATTACTTCTGTGTCAAGAGCTATTTTCCTTTGTATAAACAAGACCGCATCCAAATAATAAGTGATATTAATAATTATGATTTAACAGAAAATGAAGTAGAAATTTTTACAAAACTTGAAATAAAATCAGATTTAATTGTACCTATTTGGCGAGGAGAAGATTTATGGGGTTTACTGGCGGTACATCAATGTTCTAGCTATCGCCAGTGGCAGCAGTTAGAGATAGATTTAATCCAACAATTAGCTACCCAAGTTGGAATCGCAATTCAACAAGCGCAACTTTATGAACAATTACAGACAGCTAATCAAGAATTACAACGTTTAGCTAATACAGACGGTTTAACCAAAGTAGCTAATCGTCGCTGTTTTGATGAAACTCTGCAATCCGAATGGCGGCGTTTGGCACGGGAACAATTACCTTTGTCTCTAATTATTTGCGATGTAGATTTTTTTAAAATTTACAATGATACTTATGGGCATCAAGCAGGTGATGAATGTTTGCAAAGGGTAGCTAGGGCTATTCGTCTTACTGTTAAGCGCCCAGCAGATTTACTAGCGCGTTATGGAGGAGAAGAATTTGTGATTATTTTGCCTAATACAGACTCGGTAGGTGCTAAACAATTAGCCGATGAAATTCATTTTCGAGTAAAATTATTGCAAATCCCCCATGAAAAATCTCCCCTTGGTAACTTAGTTACACTCAGTTTAGGGGTATCGAGCATAATTCCAGACTTTAGTTATTCCCCTGAAATGTTGCTGGCTGCTGCTGATAAAGCATTATATCAAGCAAAATCGGAAGGGCGCGATCGCATTATTTTTAAATTAGTTTCTGAATTAAGCTGATATTAAAGGAGAATATTAAAAATGGCGATCGCTCAAACACTCGAAACAATATTTAATTCAGATACAAGTATCTATAATTGGGATAACTTAGACCAAGATTTGCAAAAACGAATAACTCAAGCCTTGCTTCCTGGTCAAACACCTAGCTACATACTATATCCCCAAAGCGAAAATGAACTAGCACAGGCAATGGCTTACGCCTATCGTAACAACCAAAGCGTTGTTGCTTGTGGCAATGGTAGCAAACTCGGTTGGGGTAAAAGTGCAAAGACTCAGCTTGTAATTAGTACCGCACGCCTTAACCATTTAATTGAACACGCAGTTGGCGATTTAACTGTCACTGTAGAAGCTGGGATGAAATTTGCTGAAGTGCAAAATATCTTAGCTGCTGCTAATCAATTTATTGCCCTCGATCCAGCTTATCCTGAAGATGCAACCATTGGCGGCATCATTGCTACTGCTGATGCTGGTTCCTGGCGACAACGTTACGGCGGTGTCAGAGATATGATATTAGGGCTTACTTTTATACGCGCAGATGGTGAAATTGCTAAAGCTGGTGGACGAGTCGTTAAAAATGTTGCTGGTTACGACTTAATGAAGTTGTTCACAGGTTCCTATGGAACACTAGGAATTATTTCTCAAGTTACCCTGCGGGTTTATCCGTTACCGAAAGCTTCTGCAACAGTCGTATTAACTGGGGATAAGGAAAGAATTGCAACTGCTAGTAAAACTTTGTTAGCTTCCGCGCTTACCCCCACTGCTATAGATTTAGTTTCCCCCCAGCTAGTAACTCAATTAGGTATCGGCGACGGGATGGGTTTAATAGTTCGCTTCCAAAGCGTAGCAGAGAGTATTAAACAACAATCAGCCAGACTTATAGAAGTTGGAGAACATCTGGGTTTACATTGTTGCACTTATTCAGATGATGAGGAAGCTAATTTATGGAAAAAACTACAGCAAAACCTGTGGCTACCTACACAGTCATCAGCAATAATATGCAAAATAGGAGTAAAGCCCTCTGAAGCGGTAGCACTTCTAGGTGATGAGATTGTATCTCAAGCAGCAATGGGTGTAATTCATGCTAGTAGTGGTTTAGGTATATTGCGGTTTAATAAACCAGAAATCATTAGTAAATTGCGTAGTCTTTGTGAAAGTAAAGGCGGCTTTTTGAGTATCTTGGAAGCGCCAGCTACAGTTAAAGAGAATTTGGATGTTTGGGGTTATAGAGGAAACGCGCTTGATTTAATGGTTAGAATTAAACAACAGTTTGATACCAAAAATCTGCTTAATCCTGGTCGTTTTGTTGGTGAAATTTGAGAGGATTTATGACATTATATCTCTTGCTCTCAACCACATTTTTTTAATTGCAGATGTAAGCAGATATAGGCGGAACCTTCCCGTAGGGTACGCAGATTACGCAGATGTTAATAAAAATTTGATGGTTGTTCTAAGCTTCATGTCCGTTGTTATAAAACTTATTAGGAAATTTTTAGTTTATGTCAGCATTATCTCCAATGCCTAATTCTGAATCTCAAAAATTAGACCCTTTACCAACTTTTGATGTTAACCATCCTCCTGACCCTAAACTGATAGATAGTTGCGTTCACTGTGGTTTCTGTCTTTCTACTTGTCCTAGTTATCGCGTACTAGGTAAAGAAACGGATTCGCCTAGAGGTCGGATTTATTTGATGGATGCTGTTAATGAGGGTACAATTCCTCTGTCGCCAACGACTGTACAGCATTTTGATACTTGTTTAGGTTGTCTTGCTTGCGTAACTACTTGCCCGTCTGGAGTGCAGTACGATAAGTTGATTTCTGCTACCCGTCCACAAATTGAACGTAATCATACTCGTACACCAATAGAAAGATTATATAGACAACTAATTTTTTCTTTATTTCCTTATCCAGAACGCCTACGCCTTTTGTTAGCGCCTTTGTTTTTATATCAAAAATCAGGGTTACAGAAACTTGTGCGTAATACTGGTTTGCTGAAGCGAGTTTCTCCACATTTGGCAGCAATGGAATCAAATCTGCCAGAACTTTCTTTGGATGCTTTTCACGAACCTTTACCGGAGATTATACCAGCACAAGGAAAAAAACGCGATCGCGTTGGGGTAATTTTAGGTTGTGTGCAAAGGCTATTCTTTCCTACAGTTAATGAAGCAACTGTACGGGTATTAACAGCTAATGGTTTTGAGGTAGTTATTCCAAAAACGCAAGGCTGCTGTGCTGCTTTACCTCATCATCAAGGACAAGAGGAACAAGCAAAAGAACTTGCTCGTAAAATGATTGATAGTTTTGAAGGTACTGGTGTTAACGCGATTATTATTAATGCTGCTGGTTGTGGTCACACTTTGAAAGAATACGGTCATCTTTTAGCAGATGATCCAGATTATTGTGAAAAAGCAGCTAAGTTTGCGAGTAAGGTTAAAGATGCTCAAGAGTTTTTATCTGAAGTTCGTTTAACTACAAATCTCTCACCTTTGACTGATGATAAATTGACTATAGTTTATCAAGATGCTTGTCATTTATTACACGGACAAAAAATTAGTGTGCAACCTCGTCAATTGTTGCGACAAATTCCAGGTGTGCAACTCAGAGAACCTATAGACGCTGCTTTATGTTGTGGTAGTGCTGGAGTTTACAATATGCTGCAACCAGAAATTGCTGATGAGTTAGGTCAGCAAAAAGTTACTAATTTATTGAATACTGGTGCTGATTTAATTGCTTCTGCTAATCCTGGTTGTACATTGCAAATTACTAAGCATTTGGAAGAGCAAGGTAAGAAAATTGCGATCGCACATCCAATGGTGTTGTTAGATTATTCAATCAGAGGGGTTAAATTAGATAAGTAGCCAAGCTAATTAAATGTCAAAAACTTCCCCTCCCCGAAATTCGGAGAGGGGAAGTTTTTGATTTTATCTTTTTTGATGTAGAGCTACTTAGCAAAGGATAATACGCTTAGGGCAACTATCAAATCAAGGCATTTCATCTCTGTATGCAGCGTCATATTTGGATAAGCCACATTTTTAAACTGAGCTGGTTTTTTGTTTTTTGGCATAAAAGTGAGAAACTATCTGTAAAATTAGAATAGTTAAACTAGGAATTCCATAAAAAATAGTATTCCCAAGACTAAAATAAATCCCAAAAACTTGAAAATCTTCACCTTGTAAGCTGGTATGGAAAGCCAATAGAAACATTACTGGATAAACCAAATAATGCAGGATTTTCCAGAATTTACCTAACTTTTTCACCGAAAATCTATTTGAAGTTATAGCCAAAGGTAAACACAAAAATAAAGCTAATAAACCTAGAGGTTGATAAAGGGGGATATTCTGGGGAGACCCGTGAAGAACGGTATAAAAGACTTTAGACCACAAAAAGTGAGTGAAACCAAGCATAAACATCAAAATTCCAAGCTGACGACGATTAGCCATCAAAACTTGCTGCACTCTGGACAAAAATCCTTTGACTCTGAATCTTTGCAAAATTCCAGCTATAGCAATTAACCAAAAAACATAAATACTTAAATTGCCCATCAAAGCCCCGGCAGCAGACCAGTTATTCCGCATGAAAAACAGGCTAACAACCAATAAAAACAAACAAAAATAGATACTTATCTTTAAACCAATTTTGGTTTGTCTAGTAATATTTGACATGGGATAAACCTCAAATTGTGCTCAAATAAATAGAAAACAATCAAGAATTAGGCTGCGGCGTTGCCAAATCGGAAACTAGACGAAACAACACTGCCAAAGAGGTTTTCATCATGATAAACACAAACGCCTGGCTCGTTTTGGGCTGCGCCAACAGCGACCATCAACGGTAATAAATGGTCTTCCTGTGGGTGAGCTAATCGTGCAGCAGGTGCTTTAGCCCAATGAATCAGTTGCTCAACTCGCTGTGTTGGCTCAGATTGCACCAACGTCTGCTGAAGCCAATCATCAAATTGCCGTGATACTGAAGCAGCATTTGGCCCAAAATTACTGAGATTGTGATAGCTCAATCCGCTACCAATAATTAGTACACCTTCCTTTCGCAACGGAGCCAATGCTCGTCCTACTTCCAAATGAAGTTTCGGGTCATAGCCTTGCTTGAGCGAAAGCTGAACCACAGGAATCTGTGCTTGCGGATACATCGGGTACATCACCGTAAAAGTACCGTGATCAAAGCCACGATTCGGGTCAAGATGGACTGAATGTCCAGCACCCTGAATCAGCAATTGGACGCGCATTGCCAATTCAGGTTCACCTGGCGCACTATACTTCACTTCGTATGTATGCGCGGGAAATCCTGAATAATCGTAAATCATTGGAGGATTTGGACTCGCCGAAACAGTGAAGTCTTCTTCTTCCCAATGCCCCGAAATCATTAACACTGCCTTGGGTGTCGCTCCTAATTGGCGAGGTATATCCTGTAACGAAGTTTCGAGCTGATGGAACATTTGACCAAATTGGTCTTTCATGAAGGGCCAGGGGCCGCCACCGTGAGAAACAAAGTAGGTGGGAAATTCAGGCATGAGCATATCGAAATTTTTGATGGTATTGGCTACGAGGTCTATATAACTCAATATATTCGTATACCATTAGTTCATCAAGAGCTAAAATATTGATACATCATTTCCTATTAGTTGATGTTTCTGGGGCAAAATGGATACATTAGTGAGTATGCGGGTGTTTCGCACAGTTGTAGAACTCAAAAGCTTTGTTGCTGCCGCCACTCGCATGGAAATGTCTCCGGCAATGGCTAGCAAACACGTTATGCACCTAGAGCAGCACTTGGGTGGTCGCTTGCTAAATCGCACCAGCCGACATTTAAGTTTGACTGAAATCGGTCAAGTCTATTTTGAACAATGTTGCGAGATGTTGGATAGCTTGGATGAAGTAGAAGCAACGGTCAGCCGAGCAACAATTGTACCTAGTGGGTTGCTAAAAATTAGTGCTCCAGTCTGGTTTGCTAATCGCACATTTACGAAGATACTGGCTAATTATCAGGCACAGTTTGCCGCAGTCTCTTTAGACATTGACTTAAGTGGGCGAATGGTTAACGTAGTAGAGGAAGGGTTTGATGTGGTATTGAGGGTGACTCAATCTCCTCCTAGTAACCTGATTGCACATCCAATTGCATCTATTCCATTTTACTTAGTAGGCTCTCCTTCATACTTTCGCAAAGCTGGATACCCTTTAAAACCAAAGGATTTATCGCAGCACGCTATGATTACTTATTCGTATTTGTCACATAAAGAGGGTGAACTGCCCTTTGAAGGACTAACGGGGAAAGAAAGCGTTAAGATTGGGTCGTCGGTGCTGCGGACTAATAATGAAAATCTGATGCACAAC of the Oculatellaceae cyanobacterium genome contains:
- a CDS encoding diguanylate cyclase translates to MVTTSAFPLYRAIDRHPLTVTGDTPALQVVMLMSQGRASCVLVVEQQQLIGIFTERDVVRVTAAGITLEEAAIASVMTTNIITMPESQAQDILAVLSLLRQYHIRHIPLVDEKQHLVGILSHESMREVLQPADLLKLRTVSEVMSKQVIQASLTTSVRHLTQLMSSNHVSCVVIVDSIDTDNYRPIGIVTERDIVQLRALGVDLTQTLAETVMSSPLLPIHPQNSLWAAHEKMRQHRIRRLVVVDDMGALIGIVTQTTMLQVLDPMETYAALEALQKVVEVRTTDLQKANEQLHHEIIERQQIETALRVSQARLSGILDSADEAIICVDEKGLIQIFNQGAEQIFGYTYEEILNNTLDFLLSEILIGASCQYNVPNAALQSARKIGEHREIFGRRRDGTEFPAEASISESLAGDEIIFTVILRDITERKIAEQALTNQIAKERLMGTIAQRIRQSLNLETILKTTVAEVRQFLQADRVIIYRFEGECDGVVVVESIATGCVSLLENNTLDYFCVKSYFPLYKQDRIQIISDINNYDLTENEVEIFTKLEIKSDLIVPIWRGEDLWGLLAVHQCSSYRQWQQLEIDLIQQLATQVGIAIQQAQLYEQLQTANQELQRLANTDGLTKVANRRCFDETLQSEWRRLAREQLPLSLIICDVDFFKIYNDTYGHQAGDECLQRVARAIRLTVKRPADLLARYGGEEFVIILPNTDSVGAKQLADEIHFRVKLLQIPHEKSPLGNLVTLSLGVSSIIPDFSYSPEMLLAAADKALYQAKSEGRDRIIFKLVSELS
- a CDS encoding FAD-binding oxidoreductase; its protein translation is MAIAQTLETIFNSDTSIYNWDNLDQDLQKRITQALLPGQTPSYILYPQSENELAQAMAYAYRNNQSVVACGNGSKLGWGKSAKTQLVISTARLNHLIEHAVGDLTVTVEAGMKFAEVQNILAAANQFIALDPAYPEDATIGGIIATADAGSWRQRYGGVRDMILGLTFIRADGEIAKAGGRVVKNVAGYDLMKLFTGSYGTLGIISQVTLRVYPLPKASATVVLTGDKERIATASKTLLASALTPTAIDLVSPQLVTQLGIGDGMGLIVRFQSVAESIKQQSARLIEVGEHLGLHCCTYSDDEEANLWKKLQQNLWLPTQSSAIICKIGVKPSEAVALLGDEIVSQAAMGVIHASSGLGILRFNKPEIISKLRSLCESKGGFLSILEAPATVKENLDVWGYRGNALDLMVRIKQQFDTKNLLNPGRFVGEI
- a CDS encoding heterodisulfide reductase-related iron-sulfur binding cluster, coding for MSALSPMPNSESQKLDPLPTFDVNHPPDPKLIDSCVHCGFCLSTCPSYRVLGKETDSPRGRIYLMDAVNEGTIPLSPTTVQHFDTCLGCLACVTTCPSGVQYDKLISATRPQIERNHTRTPIERLYRQLIFSLFPYPERLRLLLAPLFLYQKSGLQKLVRNTGLLKRVSPHLAAMESNLPELSLDAFHEPLPEIIPAQGKKRDRVGVILGCVQRLFFPTVNEATVRVLTANGFEVVIPKTQGCCAALPHHQGQEEQAKELARKMIDSFEGTGVNAIIINAAGCGHTLKEYGHLLADDPDYCEKAAKFASKVKDAQEFLSEVRLTTNLSPLTDDKLTIVYQDACHLLHGQKISVQPRQLLRQIPGVQLREPIDAALCCGSAGVYNMLQPEIADELGQQKVTNLLNTGADLIASANPGCTLQITKHLEEQGKKIAIAHPMVLLDYSIRGVKLDK
- a CDS encoding ferric reductase-like transmembrane domain-containing protein, with the protein product MSNITRQTKIGLKISIYFCLFLLVVSLFFMRNNWSAAGALMGNLSIYVFWLIAIAGILQRFRVKGFLSRVQQVLMANRRQLGILMFMLGFTHFLWSKVFYTVLHGSPQNIPLYQPLGLLALFLCLPLAITSNRFSVKKLGKFWKILHYLVYPVMFLLAFHTSLQGEDFQVFGIYFSLGNTIFYGIPSLTILILQIVSHFYAKKQKTSSV